A stretch of the Porifericola rhodea genome encodes the following:
- a CDS encoding nucleoside-diphosphate kinase: MAGNRTFTMVKPDAMEAGNAGAIIKMIQEAGFKIVAMKMTKLSEERAGQFYAVHKERPFYKDLTAYMSSGPIIAMILEKNNAVEDFRKLIGATNPAEAEEGTIRKLFAKSIEANAIHGSDADETAAQEGNFFFAETERF, encoded by the coding sequence ATGGCAGGTAACAGAACTTTTACCATGGTTAAGCCCGACGCAATGGAAGCGGGCAATGCAGGAGCTATTATTAAAATGATTCAGGAAGCTGGCTTTAAAATCGTAGCCATGAAAATGACTAAACTTTCTGAAGAAAGAGCCGGACAGTTTTATGCTGTACATAAAGAGCGCCCTTTCTACAAAGATCTTACTGCGTATATGTCTTCTGGCCCTATCATCGCTATGATATTAGAGAAAAACAATGCTGTTGAAGACTTCCGTAAACTAATAGGCGCTACCAACCCTGCCGAAGCGGAGGAAGGTACTATCCGTAAATTGTTTGCCAAGTCTATTGAAGCTAATGCTATTCATGGATCTGACGCTGACGAAACTGCCGCTCAGGAAGGCAACTTCTTCTTTGCAGAAACTGAGCGCTTCTAA
- a CDS encoding lysylphosphatidylglycerol synthase transmembrane domain-containing protein, producing the protein MDINSKKIFKTLNPNKVWIPVVIGLGIVFYMFYSDPDLTADKLNLVFNASLLPIALALLVIFARDAGYVYRIKTLTNDELSWGSSIYVIIFWEFASAVTPSIVGGTSVVVFILVKEGISLGKSLAYVMLTAILDNLFFVLVAPIALLFTAQELFPDADEMELQLGNSLQVLFLISYVLITIYTFFMFYAIFIRPRGFKWLLLKVTSISFLRRWRHAAGKHGDEIITASELLRGKKFGYWAKIVIATFLIWSARYIMLNCLIAAFTHVNPMEHLLIFCRHLMMWITMLISPTPGSSGTAEFFFTQFFTEFLGDYTFVTNILWRMLSYYPYLILGAIFLPKWIRRVFFKKKSKAVQP; encoded by the coding sequence ATGGACATTAACTCCAAAAAAATATTTAAAACGCTGAATCCGAATAAAGTATGGATACCGGTGGTGATAGGCCTCGGTATTGTATTTTATATGTTTTACAGCGACCCTGATCTTACGGCTGATAAGTTAAACTTGGTTTTTAATGCATCACTACTCCCAATAGCACTAGCCTTGCTGGTTATTTTTGCACGGGATGCTGGCTATGTATACAGAATTAAAACCCTAACCAACGATGAACTCTCCTGGGGCAGTAGCATTTATGTAATTATTTTCTGGGAATTTGCTTCTGCAGTAACACCTTCTATCGTGGGTGGAACTTCTGTAGTCGTATTTATTCTGGTAAAAGAAGGTATTAGCCTGGGCAAGTCTTTGGCTTATGTGATGCTTACTGCCATATTGGATAACCTCTTTTTTGTGCTGGTGGCTCCGATTGCCTTACTGTTTACGGCACAAGAGCTCTTTCCGGATGCTGATGAAATGGAACTACAATTAGGTAACAGCTTACAGGTGCTGTTTCTGATTAGCTATGTACTTATTACCATTTATACTTTTTTTATGTTCTACGCCATATTTATCAGGCCCAGGGGGTTTAAATGGTTACTTCTTAAAGTTACCTCTATCAGCTTTTTAAGGCGTTGGAGACACGCGGCAGGTAAGCATGGCGATGAGATCATTACTGCTTCTGAACTACTAAGAGGTAAAAAGTTTGGCTATTGGGCAAAAATCGTAATTGCTACTTTTTTGATATGGTCTGCGCGCTATATCATGCTAAACTGCCTGATCGCAGCCTTTACGCATGTTAACCCCATGGAGCATCTTCTAATATTCTGCCGCCATTTAATGATGTGGATTACCATGCTTATCTCTCCTACTCCGGGGAGTAGTGGTACAGCAGAGTTCTTTTTTACTCAATTCTTCACAGAGTTTTTGGGCGACTATACCTTTGTCACCAATATATTGTGGAGGATGTTGTCTTACTATCCGTATTTAATTTTGGGCGCTATCTTTTTACCAAAGTGGATAAGAAGAGTCTTTTTTAAGAAAAAGTCTAAAGCAGTACAGCCATAA
- a CDS encoding segregation and condensation protein A: MSFEIKLPRFEGPFDLLLFFIERDELDIHDIPISKITDDFLSYVRHLEAMNIEVASEFILVAATLMRIKAKMLLPRPVLNEEGEEVDPREELVKHLLEYKKYKSVIKELSEMEESRSLKHERGNIIKELKQLAETNNVEAELQDVTLYKLLKVFERVSQRFELKQKEKPHRVVQYPYTISGQKSYILSNLKNTDRLSFQSVITEDPNKIAIIFNFLAILELLQLNEVTLQLGEGFNNFWVLKKEEEVRAE, encoded by the coding sequence GTGAGTTTTGAAATCAAACTTCCCAGATTTGAAGGTCCATTTGATCTGCTACTCTTTTTCATAGAGAGAGATGAACTGGATATTCACGATATTCCTATCTCCAAAATAACGGATGATTTCTTAAGTTATGTCCGTCACCTAGAAGCCATGAATATAGAGGTTGCCAGCGAATTTATACTGGTAGCCGCTACGCTTATGCGTATTAAAGCAAAAATGCTGCTACCTCGTCCGGTGCTTAACGAAGAAGGAGAAGAGGTAGACCCGCGGGAAGAGCTGGTGAAACACTTACTGGAATACAAGAAATACAAATCGGTGATTAAGGAGCTTTCTGAGATGGAAGAAAGCCGCTCCCTTAAGCATGAGAGAGGCAATATAATAAAAGAACTTAAGCAGCTTGCCGAAACAAATAACGTAGAAGCCGAATTACAGGACGTTACTTTATACAAACTTCTAAAAGTATTTGAGCGTGTAAGCCAGCGCTTTGAACTTAAACAAAAAGAAAAACCTCATAGAGTTGTACAATATCCTTACACAATTTCGGGACAAAAAAGTTATATACTGAGTAACCTCAAAAATACGGATCGTTTGTCGTTCCAAAGTGTAATTACCGAGGACCCAAACAAGATTGCAATCATATTTAATTTTCTCGCTATCCTTGAGTTGCTTCAGCTGAATGAGGTTACCCTGCAGCTTGGAGAAGGCTTTAACAACTTCTGGGTGTTGAAAAAGGAAGAAGAAGTACGTGCTGAATAA
- the dxs gene encoding 1-deoxy-D-xylulose-5-phosphate synthase produces the protein MLIKPGPLLAQIDSPADVKALDQSQLVQLSQELRQFIIDVVSVYGGHFGASLGVVELTVALHHVFNTPYDQLVWDVGHQAYGHKILTGRKDNFHTNRMYKGLSGFPKRSESEYDAFGVGHSSTSISAALGMAVASNYQGLNDKQHIAVIGDGAMTGGMAFEAMNHAGVSDTNLLIVLNDNCMSIDPNVGALKDYLTDITTSQTYNKVRDDVWKMLGKISKFGKSAQEVVSKVETSIKAFLLKQSNLFESLNLRYFGPVDGHDVDHLVHVMNDLKRIPGPKILHCITVKGKGYALAEKDQTKWHAPGKFDKVTGEIRKKVYDVPQPPKYQQVFGHTIVELAEQNEKIMGITPAMPSGSSLNIMMKEMPDRAFDVGIAEQHAVTFSAGLASQGLTPFCNIYSTFMQRAYDQVVHDVCIQKLPVIFCLDRAGVAGADGPTHHGAYDLAYMRCLPHMVISAPMNEAELRNLMYTATLHKDGPFTIRYPRGQGVMPEWRTAMEEIEIGKGRKIKGGEEVAILTIGHIGNYAVEACQTLAEEGFNPAHYDMRFVKPLDEEMLHEIFSNYKKVITVEDGCLMGGFGSAVLEFMADHAYNAQVKRLGIPDRIVEHGEQIELHRECGYDPDGIAQQVRAMQDVNASSFV, from the coding sequence ATGCTAATAAAGCCCGGTCCATTACTCGCTCAGATTGATAGCCCCGCCGACGTAAAAGCCCTAGACCAAAGCCAACTAGTACAACTTTCTCAGGAACTCCGACAGTTTATTATTGATGTGGTTTCTGTATATGGAGGTCATTTTGGTGCCAGCCTTGGAGTTGTTGAGCTTACCGTAGCCTTGCATCATGTGTTTAACACTCCCTACGACCAACTAGTATGGGACGTAGGGCATCAGGCTTACGGGCATAAAATTCTTACTGGCAGAAAAGACAACTTTCATACAAACCGTATGTATAAAGGCTTGTCAGGTTTTCCTAAACGTAGCGAAAGCGAGTATGATGCCTTTGGGGTAGGCCACTCTTCTACTTCTATCTCTGCGGCTTTAGGGATGGCTGTGGCTTCAAATTATCAGGGCCTGAACGATAAGCAGCATATCGCTGTCATTGGCGATGGTGCCATGACTGGCGGAATGGCGTTTGAAGCGATGAACCATGCGGGTGTTTCAGATACTAACCTACTTATTGTACTCAATGACAACTGCATGTCTATTGACCCTAATGTAGGTGCTTTAAAAGATTACCTTACTGATATTACCACTTCCCAAACCTATAATAAAGTAAGAGATGATGTATGGAAGATGCTGGGTAAAATCAGCAAGTTTGGTAAAAGCGCTCAGGAAGTTGTGTCCAAAGTAGAGACCAGCATCAAAGCATTCCTTCTTAAGCAAAGCAACCTTTTTGAATCGCTTAACCTTCGTTATTTTGGCCCGGTAGATGGACATGATGTAGATCATCTGGTTCATGTAATGAACGACCTGAAAAGGATTCCCGGCCCAAAAATTCTGCATTGCATTACCGTAAAAGGCAAAGGCTATGCCCTGGCCGAAAAAGACCAGACTAAATGGCATGCGCCCGGTAAGTTTGATAAAGTCACTGGCGAAATTCGTAAAAAAGTATATGACGTTCCTCAGCCTCCCAAGTATCAGCAGGTATTTGGACACACTATTGTAGAGCTGGCAGAGCAGAACGAGAAGATTATGGGTATCACACCAGCAATGCCTTCTGGCTCCTCTCTGAATATTATGATGAAAGAAATGCCAGACCGAGCTTTTGATGTGGGTATAGCTGAGCAACACGCGGTTACCTTCTCTGCCGGTTTGGCTAGTCAGGGGCTTACACCCTTCTGCAATATATACAGCACTTTTATGCAGCGTGCATACGATCAGGTAGTACATGATGTATGTATACAAAAGCTACCCGTTATTTTCTGCCTAGACAGAGCCGGAGTAGCAGGTGCAGATGGACCCACTCATCATGGTGCTTATGACCTTGCTTACATGCGATGCTTACCCCATATGGTGATTTCTGCCCCCATGAATGAGGCAGAGTTGCGTAATTTGATGTATACCGCAACTTTGCATAAAGATGGGCCATTTACCATCCGTTACCCCCGCGGGCAGGGAGTTATGCCTGAATGGCGTACCGCTATGGAAGAGATTGAAATTGGCAAAGGAAGAAAAATAAAAGGCGGAGAAGAAGTAGCTATTCTAACAATTGGGCACATTGGCAACTATGCCGTAGAAGCATGCCAAACCTTGGCAGAAGAAGGCTTTAATCCAGCTCACTATGATATGCGTTTTGTAAAGCCTCTGGATGAAGAAATGCTGCACGAAATATTTAGCAACTATAAAAAAGTTATTACTGTTGAAGATGGCTGCCTGATGGGTGGATTTGGAAGTGCCGTGTTAGAATTTATGGCTGACCATGCTTATAACGCACAAGTGAAGCGTTTAGGTATTCCTGATCGTATTGTCGAACATGGTGAACAGATAGAGTTGCACCGTGAATGCGGTTATGATCCAGATGGTATCGCTCAGCAAGTAAGAGCTATGCAAGATGTTAACGCAAGCAGTTTTGTCTAA
- a CDS encoding PspC domain-containing protein produces the protein MAKLSLSYTNRVIGGVCGGIGEHFGWDATILRIVFVIATIIGFGSPILVYLVLWLIMKFS, from the coding sequence ATGGCAAAGCTAAGCTTATCATATACTAACAGAGTAATAGGTGGTGTGTGTGGAGGCATAGGCGAGCATTTTGGTTGGGATGCTACCATTCTTAGAATTGTGTTTGTTATAGCTACTATAATCGGATTTGGCTCACCAATCTTAGTTTATCTGGTATTGTGGCTAATTATGAAATTTAGCTAA
- the fcl gene encoding GDP-L-fucose synthase — MEKDAKIYIAGHRGMVGSAILRNLQSKGFSNFVLRTSSELDLKDQGQVAQFFAEEKPDYVFLAAAKVGGIHANNTYRGQFLYENLMIQNNVIHQSYENGVKKLQFLGSSCIYPKMATQPLREDYLLTGELEPTNEPYAIAKIAGIKMCEAYRSQYGCDYISVMPTNLYGPNDNYDLNNSHVLPALIRKFHEAKENNAESVEIWGTGSPKREFLHVDDLAEACVYLMDNYSEPELVNIGTGEDIAIKDLALLIKEIVGFEGELRFDTSKPDGTPRKLMDVGKLHSYGWKHKIELREGISAVYEEYKKAVPA; from the coding sequence ATGGAAAAAGACGCTAAAATTTATATAGCCGGCCATAGAGGAATGGTCGGCTCCGCTATACTTCGTAACCTGCAAAGCAAAGGCTTTAGCAATTTTGTGCTGAGAACTTCTTCTGAGCTTGATCTTAAAGATCAGGGGCAGGTAGCTCAGTTTTTTGCTGAAGAAAAACCTGATTATGTGTTTTTAGCTGCGGCTAAAGTAGGTGGTATACATGCCAATAATACCTATAGAGGGCAGTTCCTGTACGAAAACTTGATGATACAAAATAATGTTATTCATCAAAGCTACGAGAATGGAGTAAAGAAACTGCAATTTTTAGGTTCTTCCTGCATCTACCCAAAAATGGCTACTCAGCCCCTTAGAGAAGACTATTTACTCACGGGTGAGCTAGAACCTACTAATGAGCCTTACGCTATAGCTAAAATAGCTGGAATAAAGATGTGTGAGGCTTACCGCTCGCAATATGGTTGTGATTACATCTCCGTAATGCCTACTAACCTTTACGGCCCAAATGACAATTACGACCTTAACAATTCGCATGTGTTGCCTGCACTGATACGTAAATTTCATGAGGCTAAAGAAAATAATGCTGAGTCCGTAGAAATTTGGGGTACAGGAAGCCCTAAAAGGGAGTTTTTACACGTAGATGATTTAGCAGAGGCCTGTGTGTACCTGATGGACAACTACAGCGAGCCAGAGCTGGTAAATATCGGTACAGGAGAAGATATTGCGATTAAAGACCTGGCACTCCTTATCAAAGAGATTGTAGGCTTCGAAGGCGAGTTGCGTTTTGATACTTCAAAACCCGATGGGACTCCTCGTAAACTGATGGATGTAGGTAAGCTACATAGCTACGGATGGAAACATAAAATAGAATTACGTGAAGGTATCTCTGCTGTATACGAAGAGTATAAGAAAGCAGTACCGGCATAA
- the gmd gene encoding GDP-mannose 4,6-dehydratase has translation MKKALITGITGQDGAYLAEFLLSKGYEVHGIKRRTSLFNTDRIDHLYQDPHERDLKFKLHYGDLTDSTNIIRIVQEVQPDEIYNLGAMSHVKVSFDEPEYTANVDGLGTLRILEAVRILGLQEKTKIYQASTSELYGLVQEVPQSEKTPFYPRSPYAVAKMYGYWITVNYREAYNMFAVNGILFNHESPIRGETFVTRKITRAAARIALGLQDICYLGNMDAKRDWGHAKDYVQAMWLILQQEKAEDYVIATGITTTVRDFVRMSFKELGIELTFEGEGVNEVGKVAKCTNPDFQLEVGKEVIKVDPEYYRPTEVELLIGDPTKAREQLGWELEFTLESLVKDMVQSDLELFKRDKFLLKGGHKVYSYHE, from the coding sequence ATGAAAAAGGCCTTAATTACAGGAATCACTGGGCAAGATGGTGCTTATTTAGCCGAGTTCCTTTTATCAAAAGGGTATGAAGTTCATGGTATCAAGCGTAGAACTTCTCTCTTTAACACAGATCGTATCGATCACCTTTATCAGGACCCTCACGAGAGAGACCTGAAATTCAAGCTTCACTATGGTGATCTTACCGATTCTACGAACATCATTCGTATTGTACAGGAGGTTCAACCTGACGAAATTTACAATCTTGGGGCTATGTCTCATGTAAAAGTGAGTTTTGATGAACCTGAGTACACTGCCAATGTAGATGGTTTAGGTACACTTCGTATTTTGGAAGCTGTACGTATTCTTGGACTTCAGGAGAAAACTAAAATCTATCAGGCCTCTACTTCAGAGCTGTATGGTCTGGTACAGGAAGTACCTCAAAGCGAGAAGACTCCTTTCTACCCTCGCTCTCCGTATGCTGTAGCCAAAATGTACGGTTACTGGATTACTGTAAACTATCGTGAGGCCTATAATATGTTTGCAGTTAATGGTATTCTTTTCAACCATGAGTCTCCTATTCGTGGGGAAACTTTCGTTACCCGTAAGATTACTCGTGCTGCTGCTCGTATTGCACTCGGCTTGCAGGATATCTGCTACCTGGGTAATATGGATGCCAAGCGTGACTGGGGACATGCTAAAGATTATGTACAGGCGATGTGGCTCATACTTCAGCAGGAAAAAGCAGAAGACTATGTTATTGCAACAGGGATTACCACAACAGTACGAGACTTTGTGCGTATGTCATTTAAAGAGCTGGGCATTGAGCTGACTTTTGAAGGTGAAGGCGTAAACGAAGTAGGTAAGGTCGCCAAGTGCACCAACCCTGACTTCCAGCTAGAAGTTGGTAAAGAGGTAATAAAAGTTGACCCTGAGTACTATCGCCCTACCGAGGTGGAGCTTCTTATTGGAGACCCTACCAAAGCACGTGAACAACTAGGTTGGGAGCTGGAGTTTACTTTAGAAAGTCTGGTAAAAGACATGGTTCAGTCTGACTTAGAATTGTTTAAGCGCGATAAATTCCTTCTGAAAGGTGGACACAAGGTGTACAGCTATCACGAATAA
- a CDS encoding mannose-1-phosphate guanylyltransferase, which produces MQNQNNFALIMAGGIGTRLWPVSRKHFPKQFHDVLGVGETLLQLSYNRLLDVCPEENIYIISNEDYYGLIKEQLPAMTDDQILLEPQLRNTAPCVAYAVHKIAQKNPEANLIVSPADHLILKQDNFKSVAIQAFEEASKKDVLITFGINPTRPDTGYGYIEYDQAHGESGVYKVAAFKEKPDLTTAKEFLEAGNYVWNSGIFVWSVSSIIKSFEKYLPEVNQLFSQGSQVYYTEGEKAYIQRTYEACINISIDYGILEKADNVYVIPADFGWTDLGTWKSIDSQHEKDKHGNSLQGTVLTYDTKESFIKVPKDQIAVVQGLENYIVIYDGNALMVCQKDQEQMVKKFLGDIKEKGHNEFV; this is translated from the coding sequence GTGCAAAACCAAAACAACTTTGCGCTCATCATGGCGGGCGGAATCGGGACAAGGCTATGGCCGGTAAGCCGTAAGCACTTTCCTAAGCAATTCCATGATGTGCTAGGCGTGGGGGAGACCCTCCTTCAACTCTCCTACAACAGACTTTTAGATGTCTGCCCGGAAGAAAATATTTACATCATCTCTAATGAAGACTATTATGGTCTGATTAAGGAGCAACTTCCGGCCATGACGGACGACCAGATTTTGCTGGAGCCGCAATTACGCAACACTGCCCCCTGTGTAGCTTATGCGGTACATAAGATTGCACAGAAAAATCCTGAAGCTAACCTGATAGTTTCTCCTGCTGACCATCTGATATTAAAACAGGATAACTTTAAGAGCGTAGCTATACAGGCTTTTGAGGAGGCGTCTAAAAAAGACGTGCTCATCACTTTTGGTATCAACCCCACGCGCCCCGATACGGGTTATGGTTATATAGAATATGACCAGGCACATGGCGAAAGTGGCGTATACAAAGTGGCAGCTTTCAAAGAAAAACCTGATCTTACTACTGCCAAAGAATTTTTAGAGGCAGGCAATTACGTCTGGAATTCAGGTATATTTGTATGGAGCGTAAGCTCAATTATAAAAAGTTTTGAAAAATACTTGCCTGAAGTTAACCAACTGTTTAGCCAAGGTAGCCAGGTTTATTATACAGAAGGCGAAAAGGCGTATATCCAACGTACTTATGAAGCCTGCATCAATATCTCTATTGACTACGGAATACTGGAGAAGGCAGACAACGTATATGTAATTCCTGCGGACTTCGGCTGGACGGACTTAGGTACCTGGAAATCTATTGACTCTCAACATGAGAAAGATAAACATGGTAACAGCCTACAGGGCACGGTACTTACCTATGATACTAAAGAGTCATTCATCAAAGTTCCTAAAGATCAGATAGCCGTGGTGCAGGGCCTGGAAAACTATATAGTTATTTATGATGGCAATGCTCTCATGGTTTGTCAAAAAGACCAGGAGCAAATGGTTAAGAAGTTTTTAGGAGATATTAAAGAAAAAGGACATAACGAATTCGTTTAA
- the cysQ gene encoding 3'(2'),5'-bisphosphate nucleotidase CysQ encodes MSKKISVSALGEIAIEAGIEILKIYHQADFSEIVDFKADDSPLTTADKASHEVIMKRLEEKYPDIPIISEEGKDIDYATRKDWEYFWLVDPLDGTKEFIKKNGQFTVNIALIHNDKPVAGVIYTPVTEELYLAAKEGYAEDVEAGAYKQTLPTQPESISVNSKQQNLIAVRSSSHASEEEEDLLNRYGVTESISKGSSLKFCMVAEGKADIYYRHGPTMEWDTAAGQVVVECAGGRVLQGTGPESFVYNKESLRNGSFLVLSSLKTM; translated from the coding sequence ATGTCTAAGAAAATTAGTGTAAGCGCCCTGGGTGAGATTGCTATAGAGGCAGGTATAGAAATCCTTAAGATTTACCATCAGGCAGACTTTTCTGAAATTGTAGACTTTAAAGCAGATGACTCCCCTTTAACTACCGCAGATAAGGCTTCTCATGAAGTAATTATGAAGCGTCTGGAGGAAAAATACCCCGACATACCTATCATCTCCGAAGAAGGCAAAGATATAGACTATGCTACGCGTAAGGACTGGGAGTACTTTTGGTTGGTAGACCCCTTAGATGGTACCAAAGAGTTTATCAAAAAAAATGGACAGTTTACCGTAAATATCGCGCTGATACATAATGACAAACCCGTAGCCGGAGTAATATATACACCAGTGACCGAAGAGTTGTATCTGGCAGCAAAAGAAGGCTATGCCGAAGATGTAGAGGCTGGTGCATACAAGCAAACGCTACCAACTCAGCCCGAAAGCATCTCTGTCAACAGTAAGCAGCAAAACCTAATAGCGGTACGCAGTAGTAGCCATGCCTCCGAAGAAGAGGAAGATCTGCTGAACCGCTATGGTGTAACGGAAAGCATTTCTAAAGGAAGCTCTCTTAAATTCTGTATGGTGGCAGAAGGTAAGGCTGATATTTACTACCGCCATGGCCCCACTATGGAATGGGATACTGCTGCCGGTCAGGTAGTTGTAGAATGTGCAGGAGGGAGGGTTCTTCAGGGTACCGGACCAGAAAGCTTCGTTTACAATAAAGAATCTTTAAGAAACGGAAGTTTTCTGGTACTTTCTTCGCTAAAGACCATGTAA
- a CDS encoding D-glycero-alpha-D-manno-heptose-1,7-bisphosphate 7-phosphatase — MTKCVFLDRDGVINKDRVNYAYDLEHFKMLPGVPEALARLKEAGYLLVIVTNQSGIAKGIYTREDMNVCHDYMHEQTKHVIDAVYFAPHHPTVSESLSRKPDTLMFEKAMARFDIDPLQSWMIGDKERDIVPARKFDIPSILISNKQQETEAQHIVKDLSEASEIILG; from the coding sequence ATGACAAAATGTGTTTTTCTGGACCGTGATGGGGTCATTAATAAAGACAGAGTAAACTATGCCTATGATTTGGAGCATTTTAAAATGTTACCTGGCGTTCCTGAGGCCTTAGCCCGCCTGAAAGAAGCTGGCTACCTGCTGGTAATCGTAACAAACCAGTCAGGTATAGCCAAAGGAATTTATACTCGGGAAGATATGAATGTGTGCCATGATTATATGCACGAGCAGACCAAGCATGTGATAGATGCAGTATACTTTGCCCCTCATCACCCTACTGTCAGTGAGTCACTAAGCAGAAAACCCGATACGCTTATGTTTGAGAAAGCAATGGCCCGGTTTGACATAGACCCACTACAGTCGTGGATGATTGGAGACAAAGAAAGAGATATAGTTCCGGCCAGAAAATTTGATATTCCCTCCATTCTCATCAGTAATAAGCAACAGGAAACGGAAGCTCAGCACATTGTAAAAGATTTAAGCGAAGCTTCCGAAATTATTCTAGGGTAA
- a CDS encoding polyprenol monophosphomannose synthase, whose product MSTCLVVIPTYNESENISEILESVLNQSVLFDVLIVDDNSPDGTAQIVREKQQKYPGRIHLLEREKKSGLGPAYIAGFKQALAMNYLYIFEMDADFSHNPEDLVRLYEACAHEGYDLAIGSRYVSGVNVVNWPMSRVLISFFASIYIQMVTSMPIRDATAGFKCYHRNVLQTINLDKIRFIGYAFQIEMKFTAWQYDFKIKEVPIIFTNRVKGESKMSPRIFWEAFAGVIHIKIRSFFRKYHR is encoded by the coding sequence GTGAGCACCTGCCTAGTTGTCATTCCTACTTATAACGAAAGCGAAAATATCAGTGAAATACTGGAAAGCGTTCTCAATCAATCTGTCTTATTTGATGTACTTATCGTAGATGATAACTCCCCTGATGGTACTGCACAGATAGTTAGGGAAAAGCAACAAAAGTATCCCGGACGTATTCATTTGCTGGAACGTGAAAAAAAGAGTGGCCTTGGTCCCGCATACATTGCTGGATTTAAGCAGGCACTGGCGATGAACTACCTCTATATTTTTGAGATGGACGCAGATTTCTCTCACAATCCGGAGGATCTGGTACGCCTCTACGAAGCTTGCGCCCATGAAGGCTACGACCTGGCAATAGGTTCGCGCTACGTAAGCGGAGTTAATGTAGTAAACTGGCCTATGAGCAGAGTTCTCATATCTTTCTTTGCCAGCATATATATTCAGATGGTTACCAGTATGCCTATTCGTGATGCTACTGCGGGCTTTAAATGCTACCATAGAAATGTGCTACAAACTATCAACCTGGATAAGATTCGCTTTATTGGCTACGCTTTTCAGATAGAGATGAAGTTTACGGCCTGGCAGTACGACTTTAAGATAAAGGAAGTGCCCATTATCTTTACTAATCGTGTAAAGGGGGAATCTAAAATGTCACCGCGTATTTTTTGGGAAGCCTTTGCGGGTGTTATTCATATCAAGATCAGAAGCTTTTTTCGCAAATACCACCGTTAG